From a region of the Terriglobia bacterium genome:
- a CDS encoding HD domain-containing phosphohydrolase — MAKVLIVDDDRHVVQLTSEVLRLGGCEVAARTDPREGIVAFESFQPEVCVLDFSMPGMTGGDVCRRMKELDPTVEVVFLTGEADTGLAVEMMKLGALDYLLKPVNIPQLMTAVSRAAEHRRLVLENIAYRERLETLVVERTRALNETLDQLGVVHAATLHTLGLALDFRDQSTGGHSARVARLTKGIAEEIGVSGHALLQIEQGALLHDIGKLKIPDRILLKPGALTTDEWATIKCHPEYGREFLERIDFLGGAAELVYMHHEKFDGNGYPQGLRGDAIPIGARCFAIVDSVDALIYERPYHRAIPFDQAAAEIRRCAGSHFDPDLIDVALNHIESRLEKRAMSA, encoded by the coding sequence TGTTGTTCAGCTCACATCCGAAGTGCTCAGGCTCGGCGGCTGTGAGGTCGCTGCGCGTACCGATCCGCGCGAAGGCATAGTCGCATTCGAATCGTTCCAACCGGAGGTCTGCGTCCTGGATTTTTCGATGCCGGGAATGACCGGAGGCGACGTGTGCCGGCGGATGAAGGAACTGGATCCTACAGTTGAAGTTGTCTTTCTCACCGGCGAAGCCGATACCGGCCTCGCAGTAGAAATGATGAAACTGGGCGCACTCGACTATCTGCTCAAGCCTGTGAACATCCCGCAATTGATGACGGCGGTGTCGCGCGCTGCCGAACACCGGCGCCTGGTGCTGGAAAACATTGCGTACCGGGAACGGCTCGAAACGCTGGTTGTGGAGAGGACCAGGGCGCTCAATGAAACCCTCGACCAGCTCGGCGTGGTCCATGCCGCGACTCTTCACACGCTCGGGCTGGCGCTCGATTTCCGTGACCAGAGTACCGGCGGGCACTCCGCCCGGGTGGCGCGGCTGACCAAGGGTATTGCGGAAGAGATCGGCGTCTCGGGTCACGCTCTTCTGCAGATCGAGCAGGGCGCTCTCTTACACGACATCGGCAAGTTGAAAATCCCGGACCGGATTCTGCTGAAACCCGGGGCTCTGACCACCGACGAGTGGGCCACCATCAAGTGCCATCCTGAATACGGCCGCGAGTTCCTGGAGCGGATCGATTTTCTCGGCGGCGCCGCCGAACTCGTCTATATGCATCATGAAAAATTCGATGGCAACGGCTATCCCCAGGGCCTCCGCGGCGATGCGATTCCGATCGGCGCGCGCTGCTTCGCCATTGTGGACTCCGTCGATGCCCTCATTTACGAGAGGCCATATCACCGGGCGATCCCGTTCGATCAGGCGGCCGCGGAAATTCGCCGCTGCGCCGGGTCACACTTCGATCCCGACCTGATCGATGTCGCGCTCAATCACATTGAGAGCCGGCTTGAGAAGCGCGCAATGTCCGCCTGA
- a CDS encoding NAD-dependent epimerase/dehydratase family protein, producing MNNYNGHKVLITGGLGFIGSNLAIRLVESGASVTLLDSRHPTCGANYFNIEPIKNDVEVIEGDSCNLELMRTLVRGKRFIFNLAGHVSHIESMQQPFEDLQMNTVAPLTVLEACRQENREVRVVYSGTRQAYGRPESLPLVETQVLKPIDVNGVSKMAGEWFHMVYQRAHGIAAVSLRLINTYGPRQLVKHARQGFVGWFIKQAIEGEEIQVFGDGRQIRSFNHVDDVVDALLIAGFDQRLDGDYFNLAGVRPISLEEFVKTLIAAAGKGSYRIVPFPSDKKAIDIGSVYSSAAKFNAITGWKARTAIEQGLGHTLEYYRQHREHYW from the coding sequence GTGAATAACTATAACGGACACAAGGTCTTGATAACGGGAGGCCTTGGCTTCATTGGAAGCAACCTCGCGATTCGCCTTGTCGAATCCGGTGCGTCGGTCACCCTCCTGGACTCGAGGCATCCGACGTGCGGTGCGAACTATTTCAATATCGAGCCCATCAAAAACGACGTCGAGGTGATCGAAGGCGACAGTTGCAACCTCGAACTCATGCGTACGCTGGTTCGAGGTAAGCGCTTTATTTTCAATCTGGCAGGCCACGTCAGTCACATCGAATCGATGCAGCAACCCTTTGAGGACCTGCAAATGAACACGGTCGCGCCACTCACCGTGCTCGAAGCATGCCGGCAGGAAAACCGCGAGGTGCGCGTCGTCTATTCCGGCACACGACAGGCTTATGGGCGGCCCGAATCCCTTCCACTGGTCGAAACGCAGGTTCTGAAGCCGATCGATGTCAATGGTGTCAGCAAGATGGCGGGCGAGTGGTTTCATATGGTGTATCAGCGGGCACATGGGATCGCGGCCGTGTCGCTGCGTCTGATCAATACATACGGACCGCGGCAGCTGGTAAAACATGCCCGGCAGGGTTTCGTCGGATGGTTCATCAAGCAGGCGATCGAAGGTGAAGAGATTCAGGTGTTTGGCGACGGCCGGCAAATCCGGAGCTTCAATCACGTGGACGATGTCGTGGACGCCTTATTGATTGCGGGCTTCGACCAACGACTGGATGGCGATTATTTCAATCTGGCCGGTGTGCGGCCGATTTCTCTTGAGGAATTCGTCAAGACACTCATCGCGGCAGCGGGCAAAGGCTCGTACCGCATCGTTCCCTTCCCGTCCGACAAGAAGGCCATCGATATCGGAAGCGTCTACAGCTCCGCCGCGAAATTCAATGCGATCACGGGATGGAAAGCTCGCACGGCGATCGAGCAAGGTCTGGGTCACACGCTCGAATACTACCGTCAGCACCGGGAACACTACTGGTGA